The DNA segment ATGAAAAAGTCCCGGTGTTTGAGGTCTCAGACCCGGCAGCAGCAAGCTGCGTTGCCGATTCACTCGCATTTGACAGACTGTTTGAAAAACCTGTATTCGTGATAGTAGGCTCCGGTGAAAAGTACTCGGTCTCCGCAAGATGTCCGAACGGAGTTGAGTGCAACCTTTCTGAGTTTATGAAGAACATTACGGAAAAGGCAGGCGGAACAGGAGGAGGGCACAAATACCGTGCCGGAGGATACTTTGACAAAAACGGTATCTCCACATTCATAAACGGAGTTAAGGAGACTTTTGCTTAAAATGATAAAAATTACAGGGACAATTACAACATACCATAAGAATCCCTTATGTATATCCGAATCACTGAAAGCGGACAACCTTAGATCTATGAATACTGAAGTCTCCGGAAAAAACGTCATCTGTAGAATCAAAAACGACAAACTCAGATCTGTCGTGGCATCAGTAGACGATTACATGATGAATCTGTCAATAGCAGATGAAATATGCGGTTTGGTACCTGTCGCTAAAAAAAGAACATAAATGGACACAGAAAAAATATTTGAGGTGAAAAAATGGCAAAAAGGAAACAAATAGGAAGAAGAGTAGAAGGATGGAAAGCAAAGAACTGGTTTAAAGTATACTCACCAGAAGCTTTTGACAAGGTATACCTTGGAGATACAATCGCAAACGAACCCGAAAAGGTCTACGGAAGGGTTATGCAGACGACACTGGGTGAAATGACTCAGGACTACTCCAAGCAGAATATCAAGATGAGGTTTAAAATTACGGAAGTTGCAGGAGATGCAGCATACACTGACTTTGCAGGGCATGAGGTCACAAAAGACTACATCCGTGCAATGGTCAAGCGCCGCACTTCAAGAATCGACAGTATAGTTCTTGTGACTACAAATGACGATAAAAAACTCCGTGTGACAACCACATGCTTCACAATTAACCGTGCG comes from the Methanomicrobium sp. W14 genome and includes:
- a CDS encoding KEOPS complex subunit Pcc1 yields the protein MIKITGTITTYHKNPLCISESLKADNLRSMNTEVSGKNVICRIKNDKLRSVVASVDDYMMNLSIADEICGLVPVAKKRT
- a CDS encoding 30S ribosomal protein S3ae, yielding MAKRKQIGRRVEGWKAKNWFKVYSPEAFDKVYLGDTIANEPEKVYGRVMQTTLGEMTQDYSKQNIKMRFKITEVAGDAAYTDFAGHEVTKDYIRAMVKRRTSRIDSIVLVTTNDDKKLRVTTTCFTINRADASQQHAIRAEITNYIINKAKEQSYYQFVRDMVSGEISRDIFKSIKQIHPTRRVEVIKSKAVEAVVAA